From the genome of Muricauda sp. SCSIO 64092, one region includes:
- the accD gene encoding acetyl-CoA carboxylase, carboxyltransferase subunit beta: MSSWFKRKEKGIQTSTEEKKDTPKGLWYKSPTGKIVESEDLAKNFYVSPEDDYHVRIGSKEYFEILFDDNKFKELDEKLSSKDPLKFVDTKKYSDRLKAAKAKTGLNDAVKTAVGKSMGKDLVVACMDFGFIGGSMGSVVGEKIARAVDYAKKRKLPFLMISKSGGARMMEAALSLMQLAKTSAKLAQLAEAKIPYISLCTDPTTGGTTASYAMLGDINISEPGALIGFAGPRVVKDTTGKDLPDGFQTAEFVKEHGFLDFIVHRRDLKRKINQYIDLITNQPLRKEKEPVA; encoded by the coding sequence ATGTCATCTTGGTTCAAAAGAAAGGAAAAAGGTATACAGACGTCTACCGAAGAGAAAAAGGACACCCCCAAAGGCCTTTGGTACAAATCCCCCACGGGAAAAATTGTGGAGTCCGAGGATTTGGCGAAGAATTTTTATGTAAGCCCAGAGGATGATTACCACGTTCGAATAGGCAGCAAAGAATATTTTGAAATTCTTTTTGACGATAACAAATTCAAGGAATTGGACGAAAAACTCAGTTCAAAAGATCCCTTAAAATTTGTGGATACCAAAAAATACTCGGACCGATTGAAAGCGGCAAAGGCCAAAACGGGCCTAAACGACGCCGTAAAGACCGCAGTAGGCAAATCCATGGGCAAGGACCTCGTTGTTGCCTGTATGGACTTTGGTTTTATTGGAGGATCTATGGGAAGCGTAGTTGGGGAAAAAATTGCACGTGCGGTGGATTATGCGAAAAAAAGGAAGTTGCCCTTTTTAATGATTTCCAAATCTGGTGGGGCAAGAATGATGGAGGCAGCGCTTTCCTTGATGCAATTGGCAAAAACTTCGGCGAAATTGGCCCAATTGGCCGAAGCCAAAATCCCGTACATTTCACTCTGTACCGATCCCACCACGGGTGGTACGACGGCTTCTTATGCCATGTTGGGGGATATCAATATCTCAGAGCCCGGTGCCTTGATCGGTTTTGCAGGACCTAGGGTAGTAAAGGATACTACGGGCAAGGATTTACCGGATGGCTTCCAAACCGCTGAATTTGTCAAGGAACATGGATTCCTGGATTTCATTGTCCATCGTAGGGACCTAAAAAGGAAGATCAACCAGTACATCGATTTGATTACAAACCAACCTTTACGAAAAGAAAAAGAACCCGTTGCTTAA
- the rpsO gene encoding 30S ribosomal protein S15 encodes MYLSKEKKAEIFKKHGGSEGNTGSTEGQIALFTYRINHLTKHLKENHKDFNTERSLVKLVGKRRSLLDYLKKKDIEKYRALIKELGIRK; translated from the coding sequence ATGTATTTAAGTAAAGAAAAAAAAGCAGAGATTTTTAAAAAACACGGTGGTTCCGAGGGAAACACTGGCTCAACCGAAGGACAAATTGCATTGTTCACGTATCGTATCAACCACCTTACAAAGCATTTGAAAGAAAACCATAAGGATTTCAACACAGAACGTTCCTTGGTGAAATTGGTAGGTAAAAGACGTAGTTTGTTGGATTACCTCAAGAAAAAAGACATTGAAAAATACCGTGCGCTTATAAAAGAGTTAGGTATTAGAAAATAA
- a CDS encoding polyribonucleotide nucleotidyltransferase: MIPKTFKEVIDLGDGREISIETGKLAKQAHGSVVVQSGKCMLLATVVSNYHAADVDFLPLTVDYREKFAAAGRYPGGFFKREARPSDGEVLTMRLVDRVLRPLFPKDYHAETQVMIQLMSHDEDVMPDAMAGLAASTAIQLSDIPFECPISEVRVGRINGELIINPTLKQLKESDIDMVIGASEDSVMMVEGELKEISEEEMVKAIEFAHDAIKAQCEAQRKLAEAFGKKEVREYDPEPEDEELEKKVYEMVYDKSYAIAKAGSSKQERGQAFSDLKEEVFESYTEEEQEELGALIHKYFAKAHKEAVRNLTLNEGLRLDGRKTTDIRPIWCEVDYLPSVHGSSIFTRGETQALATVTLGTSRDSNIIDMPSYEGEESFYLHYNFPPFSTGEARPIRGTSRREVGHGNLAQRALKGMIPEDCPYTVRVVSEVLESNGSSSMATVCSGTMAIMDAGVQLKKPVSGIAMGLITDTETGKYAVLSDILGDEDHLGDMDFKVTGTEEGITACQMDIKVKGLSYEILVKALMQAKEGRLHILKHLTDTIEAPRPEVKSYAPKIVTKIIPGEYIGAVIGSGGKVIQELQKETNTTIVINEDPETEEGIVEILGTDQAGIDAVIAKIEAVMFKPEVGSAYEVQVIKLLDFGAVVEYVEAPGNEVLLHVSELAWERTDKVTDVVNLGDVIDVKYFGLDPRTKKEKVSRKALLPKPEGFVERPSRNDRGDRRGGDRRGGNRDRKPRRD, translated from the coding sequence ATGATTCCAAAAACTTTTAAAGAGGTCATTGACCTAGGTGATGGTAGGGAAATCTCTATCGAAACCGGAAAACTGGCCAAGCAAGCACATGGTTCGGTAGTGGTACAATCCGGTAAGTGCATGCTATTGGCAACAGTAGTATCCAATTACCACGCTGCCGATGTGGACTTTTTACCCCTTACCGTTGATTATCGTGAAAAATTCGCAGCGGCAGGACGTTATCCAGGTGGATTTTTTAAACGTGAGGCGCGTCCCAGCGACGGAGAGGTGCTGACCATGCGATTGGTGGACCGTGTATTGCGCCCACTGTTTCCAAAGGATTACCACGCCGAAACACAGGTGATGATCCAGTTAATGTCGCACGATGAAGATGTTATGCCGGATGCAATGGCCGGTTTGGCGGCGTCCACGGCAATTCAGTTATCGGATATTCCCTTTGAATGTCCAATTTCGGAAGTAAGGGTGGGGCGTATCAATGGTGAATTGATCATCAACCCAACCCTAAAACAATTGAAGGAATCCGATATTGATATGGTCATTGGAGCTTCCGAGGATTCCGTAATGATGGTGGAGGGTGAGCTAAAGGAAATCTCTGAAGAGGAAATGGTCAAGGCCATTGAATTTGCCCATGATGCCATTAAGGCACAATGCGAGGCCCAACGAAAATTGGCCGAAGCCTTTGGCAAAAAAGAGGTTCGTGAATATGACCCGGAACCCGAAGATGAAGAACTTGAGAAAAAGGTGTATGAAATGGTTTATGACAAGTCATATGCCATTGCCAAAGCAGGAAGTTCCAAACAAGAACGGGGCCAGGCATTCAGTGATTTAAAGGAAGAAGTCTTTGAATCCTACACGGAAGAAGAGCAAGAAGAATTGGGAGCATTGATCCATAAGTACTTTGCTAAAGCCCATAAAGAGGCTGTTCGTAACCTAACTTTGAATGAAGGGTTGCGATTGGATGGAAGAAAAACCACTGATATCAGGCCTATTTGGTGCGAGGTGGATTATTTGCCTTCCGTACACGGTTCATCCATCTTTACCAGGGGAGAGACACAAGCACTGGCAACGGTGACCCTTGGGACATCCAGGGATTCCAATATTATAGATATGCCTTCATACGAAGGTGAAGAATCATTTTACCTCCATTACAATTTCCCGCCGTTTTCAACAGGTGAAGCAAGGCCCATTCGCGGTACTTCGCGTAGGGAAGTGGGACATGGAAATTTGGCGCAACGCGCTTTAAAGGGTATGATCCCAGAGGATTGTCCCTATACTGTTCGTGTGGTATCCGAGGTATTGGAATCCAATGGTTCCTCTTCCATGGCCACCGTTTGCTCGGGAACCATGGCCATCATGGATGCCGGGGTGCAACTAAAAAAGCCGGTATCCGGAATTGCCATGGGATTGATAACGGATACGGAAACCGGTAAATACGCCGTACTCTCCGATATCCTTGGTGATGAAGATCATCTCGGGGACATGGACTTTAAAGTAACCGGTACTGAAGAGGGCATTACGGCCTGCCAAATGGACATTAAGGTTAAGGGACTTTCCTATGAAATATTGGTAAAAGCCCTAATGCAGGCAAAAGAGGGAAGGTTGCACATATTAAAGCACCTTACCGATACCATTGAAGCACCGAGACCTGAAGTGAAATCCTATGCTCCTAAAATCGTAACCAAGATCATTCCAGGAGAATATATAGGTGCTGTTATTGGTTCTGGAGGAAAAGTTATCCAAGAACTTCAAAAAGAGACCAATACCACTATTGTTATCAATGAGGATCCAGAAACGGAAGAGGGAATCGTGGAAATCTTAGGTACGGACCAAGCCGGTATCGATGCTGTGATTGCCAAGATTGAAGCCGTTATGTTCAAACCGGAAGTGGGTAGTGCATATGAGGTACAGGTCATCAAATTACTTGATTTTGGAGCGGTCGTGGAATATGTTGAAGCTCCTGGTAATGAGGTATTGCTCCATGTTTCTGAATTGGCATGGGAACGAACCGATAAGGTAACCGATGTGGTCAACCTTGGTGATGTCATCGATGTGAAATATTTTGGACTTGACCCAAGGACCAAAAAGGAAAAAGTGTCCCGAAAAGCGCTTTTGCCAAAGCCCGAGGGCTTTGTTGAGCGCCCTTCCAGAAATGATAGGGGAGATCGAAGAGGGGGCGACCGCCGTGGAGGAAACCGTGATAGAAAACCAAGAAGGGACTAA
- a CDS encoding RNA polymerase sigma factor RpoD/SigA, translated as MRQLKITKQVTNRETASLDKYLQEIGKVDLITADEEVELAQRIKAGDQIALEKLTKANLRFVVSVAKQYQNQGLTLPDLINEGNLGLIKAAQRFDETRGFKFISYAVWWIRQSILQALAEQSRIVRLPLNKIGSINKINKTFAFLEQAHERVPSAEEIAKELDMTVEDVKQSLKNSGRHVSMDAPLIDGEDSNLYDVLKSGESPNPDKELLHESLRTEIERALETLTPREADVIRLYFGLAGQHSMTLEEIGETFDLTRERVRQIKEKAIRRLKHTSRSKILKTYLG; from the coding sequence ATGAGACAGTTAAAGATTACAAAGCAGGTTACCAATAGGGAAACCGCATCTTTGGACAAATACTTACAGGAAATTGGTAAGGTCGATTTGATCACTGCAGATGAAGAGGTGGAATTGGCACAGCGTATCAAGGCCGGAGATCAGATTGCACTGGAGAAATTGACCAAGGCCAACCTTAGGTTTGTGGTATCCGTGGCAAAACAGTACCAAAACCAAGGGCTTACCTTACCTGATCTTATTAATGAAGGGAATTTAGGATTGATCAAGGCCGCCCAACGATTTGATGAAACAAGGGGATTTAAGTTTATTTCCTATGCTGTATGGTGGATTCGTCAATCCATATTGCAAGCATTGGCCGAGCAGTCCAGAATCGTTCGTTTACCATTGAACAAGATTGGTTCAATCAATAAAATCAATAAAACCTTTGCCTTTTTGGAGCAAGCGCACGAACGTGTTCCTTCCGCAGAGGAAATTGCCAAGGAATTGGATATGACCGTAGAGGACGTAAAGCAGTCCTTGAAAAACTCTGGTCGCCATGTATCTATGGACGCACCTCTTATTGATGGCGAGGATTCCAATTTGTACGATGTATTAAAAAGTGGGGAATCCCCCAATCCAGATAAGGAATTGTTGCACGAATCATTGCGTACCGAGATTGAACGTGCCCTGGAAACATTGACCCCAAGGGAAGCGGATGTAATTCGTCTGTACTTTGGTTTGGCAGGCCAACACTCCATGACCCTGGAGGAAATTGGTGAAACCTTCGATTTGACCAGGGAGCGTGTACGTCAAATCAAGGAGAAGGCCATTCGGCGATTAAAACATACTTCCAGAAGCAAAATTTTAAAAACATACTTGGGTTAG